CCCTACCGCGCTCATTATGGCGAACAATACCTTCCAGGCGGTGGGCACCATTGGCTATCCGGAATCGCGCATTATATTAAGCCAGTGTGCTGTTTACCTTGCTACTTCTCCAAAGGGTAATGCTACCTATATGGCGATAGGCAAAGCACAACAGGTAGTAAAGCAAACCGGTGACCTGCCCGTGCCGCTTCACCTGCGCAATGCCCCTACGAAACTAATGAAGGAACTGGGCTACGGCGACGATTATAAGTATGCCCATGACTATGAGAATAACTTTGCCGAACAGGAATTCCTGCCCGATGAAATAAGGAATACCGTTTTTTATGAACCGGGCAACAGCAGCCGCGAAAACGCCGACCGGGAGTTTTTAAGGAGAAGATGGAAAGGGAAGTATGGATATTGAGAAGGTTCTGAGGTTCTAAGTTGCTAAGGTTCTAAGCTCCTCAGAACCTTAGCAACTTAGAATCAAAACTTAATATTCAGTTTTTCGGAAACCAGCTTTTCATTTTGGTAGTATTCAAAAAACCATTCGTTGCCTTTTTTGAATACAACGCCGTTTTTGCCTTCGCCCTGTGCGGTAAAATTATCCGGTTGGGAAGTCTTGTACATTTTGAGCACCACTTTAGGTGTCATGTCAACCAGTTGGTAGCCGTTAGCAATCGGCTGTGCAAAAAGTTGGTTCTCATTACTTACCTGGATCGGTTTTTCAGGTGCAATGGTTTCAGGTGAAGAAATACTTGTCGCAGGGGCCGTTTGCTTTGGAGCCGTCCTTACCTCGTTGGCTATTGCCGCAGCATCTTTGCCCGAATACTGGTAATTCAGAGATTCAAGGGATACGGCAGCTTCTCTTAAGGCCTCATAATAAGCCTGTTTAAAATCTTTTATCTTGCTTACACCTTTGGTGGACCTGAAGAGCTCCTTTCCGTCACAATCCTTTATCGTTATATAAAGGGCAGTCGTCAGCACACCTGAATCGGATTCTAAAGTACCATATAGCGCTTTACATTTATCAAGCGCCACCTCATCCGGCATTTTCTGGCCCGCCTGGTATACTGTAAACCCATACTTTTCAAACATCATCTTGGTCAGCATGTTCAGGTTATACTTATTCTCCTCTTTAAAGAAGTCAAATTTTACCGGAACAACAAGGTATTTATAGTCATTTACAGTTTGTGAGGAGCAAAGTCCCGAAATTAGCAAGGTAAGCAGTAATAGTATCTTTTTCATAATTTAAAGTAAGTCCTTAAGCTCCAGCAAATGGTGCACCTGCTTTACAGAAGGGTGCGCCTCTTTCCTGAATTCATTAAAATAAATAGCGTCGAGCCCAAAGTCAATGGCTCCCTGCACATCGGCTTCAATGCAGTCGCCTATCATGATGCTGTGGCCCTTTTCGGCATTGGCAGCCTTCAATGCATATTCGAATATCCCGGCATGGGGCTTTTTGCAGCCCGCCATATCCGAATTGGTTATCGTCTCAAAATAATGCTCGATATTGGAGTTCTTCAGCTTTCCGGCCTGCACTTCGTGAAAACCGTTGGTTATAATATGAAGGCTGTATTTTGGCTTCAGGTAGTCGAGTATTTCGATAGCCCCCTCAAACAGGTGATTGCTGTCGGGAAGTAGCCTAATATAGTCTGCGGCAAGCGCATGTACCAATTCGTCATCGGCTTCAAACCCAACCTGGCTGAAGCCTTCCTTCAGGCGGCCATAGCGCAATTCCTCCTGCGTAATGAGGCCGTCACGGAACAGCTTCCAGTACCTGTCGTTTATGGGCACATACAGTTCGATGAACTTTTCGGCATCGATATTAAGGCCGTGCTTTGCAAATATAGTCCTGAAGGTGATAGCCGAATTTTTCTCGAAGTCCCATAATGTATGGTCGAGGTCAAAAAAAACAGCTTTTTTCCCGGCTATCCTCATTAGTTGCCTTTTGTAATAACAGCGTTATCCACGTGGTAGATCCAGTCGTCTACATCCGAATCATTGTAGCGAAACGTGCCGGTAATCGTAACATACTGGTCAGTTTTCAGCTTCGTTGCAGTATTTTTGAAATGAAGCCCCATAATGGTTTCCGGACCAGCCTGTCCGCAAAAGAAGCACGATGCAAAAACATTTTTGCTCAATGCATAGTTCTTATTATCAATGGGGATGATAAAGCCGCTCATTACGACCTGCTTTTTATTCTTCGCCTTGAGCGCAGTGTTCACCACCGGGTACATTACCCCTTCGGGATAATCGGCGCTTGGCTTTTTGATGTATTTTATCTGGCCCAGCAATTTCCAGGTAAGCGTGTCGGATACCGGGGCCGTAGTGTTTTTTTGTGTAGCAATGCTGCCTGAAGGCGAACCAACAGAAGCAAGGAAAAATCCTGAAAGGAGAAGGGCTGCAATGAAAAGTGTCTTACGCATTTGCAAGTGTTTTTGAAATATTTAGTCCGTATGCTTTTATAGCCGGTATGACCGCCGCTAAAATCCCCACAAAGATAGTGAGCAGAAATAAATATCCTTCTTTTTCCCATACAAACTCGAAGGGATTGAAGGACATTTTAAATTCATCTTCAGACGAGCCGGATATCAGGCTTAATGCTATCCTACCAACAATCGTTCCAAATATAAATCCGGTAACGCACAGCAGCAGGCTTTCTATAAGCACGAGCGACAGCAATTGCAGGCGGCTTGCACCATTAACGCGAAGCAGCGCGAATTCGTATTTCCTTTCTTTTAATGTATTGTACAATGCAATGAAAATGCTGATGCCACTGATGAGCATGATGCCGTATGCCAGGTATTGCAGCGCGTCCAGTCCGATACCGAACAGCGTGAACAGCCTGTTAATCTCTATAGCCGGCGAAGCAGCCTGCATTTTGGTGTTTTGCGGGATGAGGCGGGGCCAGGTAACGATCCCCATCTTGCTGCGGAATTTTATCAGTACTGCCGTAATCTCTTTGCCTTCTTCGCTTATCTGCGCGTCTTCGTGGCCGTGGTCATGTTCAGCTTCTGTTGCTGCGTCATGATCATGCGCGTCTTCATGTTCCGGTGCTGCCGCTTCTACCGCATGGTCATGGTTATCGTGATCGTGTGCTTCTTCGGCAATACCTTCGTGTTCGTGGTCATGACCTTCCTCACCTTCTGCATGCTCGTGGTCGTGCATGGCCCATACGCTTTGGATATTGGAAAGTATCAGGTTGTCGACCACTTTGCCTGTAGGCGAAGCAATGCCGGTTACAATGTAGGCGTGGTCCTTGTGCAGTTCTCCTTCTTCGGAGTCGCCATGGGAGCCGAAGAACTTATCCCCTACTTTTAGCTTCATCTTTTCGGCAACGGCGCTTCCTGCCACTACTTCAAAATTCTTTTCAAAGGATTTTCCATCGGTTATTTTAGCGCCATATTTCGTAAGGTAATCGTGGGTAGTGCCTACGATGCGGAATCCCCTGTAATTATCGCCAAAAGCTAATGGTATCGCTGTCTTCACCATTCGGCTCTTCATCCATTTCTTTGCTTCGGTGTAGTCGATGTTGCCTGTTGGGGCATCCACCTGGTACACTGATGAAAGTATCAATTGCAACGGACTTCCCTGCGCGCCAAGCACGAGGTCGATACCGTCGATATTATCGCTGAATTTCTTTTCGAACTGCTCTTCCAGCAATATGAGCAATGTGATAATGGCAACACTGGCTGTCAGCAAAATGATGCTCAATGCAGTATTAAGCGGCTTGAACCAAATATTTTTCCAGGCTATTTTTGTGATCATGACAGGGAGATTTGGTTAGGGAAACGGTCTTTCAGCCTTTGGTCGTGGGTAACGATAACCAGTGCGGTACCGTATTGCTTTGCCAGCAAATCGAGCATATCGGCAACTTTGAAAGCATTCTCGTCATCAAGGCTTGAGGTAGGCTCATCGGCAAGCAAAAGTTTTGGCTCATTGATAAGCGCACGTGCGATGGAAACCCGTTGCTGCTGCCCGATACTCAGTTGCGAAGGCAGCTTATGCAAATGTTCTGTAAGGCCAAGCTGTGCCAAAAGGTCTTTTGCCTTTTGCATGGCCTGTTTTCCGCTGGCGAGCCAAGAAGCAAGCACTACATTCTCGAGTACGTTTAGTGATGCCACGAAGTAAGCCTGCTGTAATACAAGCCCGATATTCTTACCGCGAAAATAATCGAGTTTTTTCTCTGAAAGCTCTGCAATATTGGTATTCTCAATAATAACCTCCCCCTGCTGTGGCCGCAGGAGCCCTCCAAGGAGGTGCAGAAGCGTAGTTTTCCCTTTACCCGATCCACCTGTTATCAGGAGGCTCGTACCACCTGATGCGGTGATATCGGGAAAATTGAAATCGGTGCCTTTCCCATAGGAAAAGCGTATGTTTTTTGTGCTGATCATGCAAATCGTTATATGTCCTGCAAGTTAGGGAATATAACAGCAAAATCAAAAGGGAATAATGTTAACGGGAAGGCATAGTTATCCTGCAAAAGCAGTGTGGCTTGTAATACTATGCCGTTGCGCTATAACTGTCTTTCTTCTCAAAAACAATAAGGCTTTGCAGCAGCCCCTGCTCAGGGTCGTCGTTCTCGTGAGCACGGCTCAGCGTAAGGCCGCCGTCGCGCATGGCCTGAAGGCAGCGTGCATGAATAGCCTCGCGTGTTTTCATATCAGAACGGCTCATATCCAGACGGATCTCAAGGACGGAACGGTGCAGCGCGGGATCCTTAATGTAAGTATCGATGATATGACGATCGTAATTCTCGGAGAGGTTAAAATCTACCAACTGGAACTGACCCTGCTCCATCTTCTCAAGTACCATCTGCGGAAGTTCCCTGTCGCGTATAGCCGGGGCATCGGGGAGATCGAAATCGCCATCATATACAAAGGTCATGGTGTAGTTGTCCATAGCAATTTTTATTATAAAGTTACAGCATCATACACCATCCACATAGCAGATTAACAAGTTGATAATACATAAAATATCCTTAAAAATGTGGCACCTTCATTTTGGATACAACAATATTTGTTTTGGATACTTCCGGATTGAAATACGTACTGATATTTGCCTGTCGAATTATAAAAATAAAACCATGATACAAGCGAAAGGGTATGCAGCCCAAAATGCAGAAACAGACCTAGCACCGTGGGATTTTGAGCGCCGCAACGTAGGGCCGCACGATGTACAGATAGAAATATTGTATTGCGGTGTATGCCATACAGATCTCCACCTCATCAAAAACGAGTGGTTTCCGGGGTTGTTTCCTATGGTGCCGGGACACGAGATTGTAGGCAGGATCGTTGCTACCGGGGCACATGTAAAGAAATTCAGCATTGGCGACCATGCCGGCGTGGGCGTGATGGTAGATTCCTGCCAGCATTGCGAGAATTGCGATAACGGGCAGGAACAATTTTGCCTTGAGGGCGGCGTGCTTACCTACAACAACCTTGACAGGGAAGGCCAGCCTGCTTATGGCGGTTACAGCAATACTATCGTGGTACACGAGCGGTATGTACACCTTATTTCCGAAAAGCTGGACCTTGCCGCCGTAGCCCCGTTGCTTTGTGCCGGTATTACAACCTACTCGCCTTTGCGGAAGTGGAAAGTAGGCAAAGGGCATAAATTAGCTGTCGTAGGGCTTGGAGGACTGGGACACCTTGGGGTAAAATTCGGATTGGCTTTTGGTGCCGATGTGACTGTACTTAGCACATCAGAATCGAAACGCGAGGATGCCAAAGCGCTGGGAGCGCACCATTTTGTGGTAACTAAAAACCCTGAAGAAACTGCAGCAGTGGCCGCAACGTTCGACTTTATACTGGATACCGTGGCCGCCGACCATGAGATTGCACCTTACCTGGCCATGTTAAGGACGAACGGGACTTATATTAATGTAGGGATGCCGGTCAAACCGCTGGAAGTGTCAGCGTTTACATTGGCATCCGGCAATAAGACAGTAGCAGGATCCGGTGCAGGAGGAATGCCCGAAACACAGGAAATGCTTGATTTTTGTGCTGAACATAATATCGTGTCTGACATTGAGATTATCGATATTAAAAACATCAACAATGCTTTTGAAAGGATGCTGAAAGGCGATGTGCGGTATCGTTTTGTTATTGATATGGGGACTTTGTAGGCATTCTTCTTTTGTCTTGAAACAAAAGAAGCAAAAGTTCAAGGCCACAAATATTTCACTTAAAATCTACGGATTTTTGCATCGCGACCCAAGCCGCGGCCTGCTGCGCGCCGCTCGTGGATCGCTCTCCTTCTCCCAACGCGAAATCCTTCCTTGATTTTTACGTGAAATATTTGATGCCGAGCTTCACTCGAACCTGCTTACTCCTGCTTTATTTACAGTTACACAATAAGAGTTTTGGTTAGGTTTAGAGAAATTCAATTAAACAATAATCCTATCTTTACCATATCCTTTTTCAAAAATTCCTAAAATGAAGCCAACTGCACAATCACCCATACATATCGATTCTGTTTCGGAAATGCACCGCTTCCTGAACCTTCCGGGGCCCGAGCATCCGCTGATAAGCATGATCAGCTTTAAAGATGTTGAACCCGAACTAAACGAATGGGGACGCGGAATGATTATAAACCTTTATATCATAGCTATCAAAAAGGAATTTACAGGCAAAGTGCGCTACGGCCAGGGCTATTATGATTTTGACGAAGGCATGATGTCGTTCATCGCGCCGGGGCAGCTGTGCTACCAAAGCGGGCCCGGGGAGAATCCGAGGGGCGGGCAGATGCTTATCTTTCATCCCGATTTTTTAAGGAGTTACCCGTTGGGCAAAAAAATAAAGGAATACGAGTTCTTCTCTTATGATGTTACCGAAGCGCTCTACCTTTCACAAAAGGAAGAATCTATGATCGAAGGCATCATGAAGAATATCGAGCAGGAATACCACTCCACCATGGACGGTTTTAGCCATGATCTCATTATGTCGCACATAGAGCTGCTGCTCAACTATTCTAACCGCTTTTACAACAGGCAGTTCATGACCCGCAAAGTGGCGCACAACGACCTGTTGGTAAAGCTCGAACGCGTTTTTGAAGAGCATTTTTCTTCTGAAAATAAAACGGCTGCCCTGCCTACGGTAAAAGATATTGCCGCAAAGCTCAATGTATCGCCGGGATACCTGAGCGATATGCTCCGCACCTACACCGGGCAGAACGCACAGCAGCACATCCATAACAAGCTGATCGAGAAAGCGAAAGAAATTTTGACCACGACACCATTATCCGTAAGTGAAATAGCTTTCCAATTAGGATTTGAGTACCCGCAATCGTTTAGTAAGCTGTTTAAATCGAAGACGAATGTGTCGCCACTGGAGTTTAGGAAGTTGTTTAATTGAAAGCAGGTTCGTTTATTAAATTTAGAAGGTTTTAAAAATACAAGTTCGGAAAAGTTTGAACAAATAGTACAAACATGTTCTTCCTTTTCGACGAAGGAGAAATCTCAATTTGTTACAATGATTTTCTGAGATTTCTCTCTCCGCAAGCTCCGATCGAAATGGAAAACCGGTCATTTGAGAAATGACAATAATTCACAGAATCCCCATATCTGCAAAGCTCAGATAGCCGTTTTCGGTCACGATAACATGGTCGAGCACATTGATGCTTAGTGTATTCCCGGCGGCTTTGAGCTCGCGGGTTATCTGTTTGTCCTGCTCACTGGCCTGCAAAACGCCTGACGGATGGTTATGGCAAAGGATTATAGCGACCGCACTTTGCTCTAAAGCCGACTTGAATACAATCCGCACATCTACCACCGTTCCGGTAATACCGCCCTTGCTCAGCTGCGATTTGTAAATGACCTTATTGGAATTATTGAGGTACAATATCCAAAATTCCTCATGCGGCAATTCGCCTATAATGGGCTGCATGATTTCGAAAACCGCACGGCTCGATGTTATCTTTTTTAAGTCAACGGTTTCTTCTTCCCTCCTTCTCCGGCCGAGCTCCATTGCGGCGGCGATCGTTATGGCTTTCGCCTCCCCTATTCCCTTAAAATTCATAAGCTGCTGCAGCGACTGCTTGCCCAGTGCGTTCAGGTTGTTGTCTACACTTGAGAGTATACGCTTGCTAAGCTGTACGGCACTCTCGTTGCGGCTACCGGAACCGATAAGGATCGCTATCAGCTCGGCATCACTGAGTGCAGCCCTGCCTTTCAGCATCAGCTTTTCTCGGGGTTGGTCGTCCTCAGCCCAGTATTTTATAGAAAATGTGCCTTGTGTTTCTTCCATGGTTAAGGGAATTTGTACGAATTTAAGTAAATTCATAAACCATCGGCATACTATTATAAAATTTTCTGTCGTTAGTTTTAAAAATTATTCGTCATGAAACACCTCTTACTTTTATTCCTGTTGGGATTTGCCTGTGCTTCCCCTGTTGAAAAGACATTTGCTGAAAAGCTGTCCGATGCAGCAATTTCCCTTACGAAAGATGATGTGCGCTATGACGGCACTTATTTTAAAATCCCTTACCCCAATGGCGACGTGCCCAAAGGCAAAGGTGTGTGTACCGATGTGGTGATACGGGCTTACCGGAAACTCAACATCGACCTCCAAAAAGAAGTGCATGAAGATATGAAGGCCAATTTTTCCAAATACCCGAAAAGCTGGGGATTGAAAAGCCCCGATACCAATATCGACCACAGGCGTGTCCCGAATTTGCAGGTATTCTTCACCCGAAAAGGCACATCACTTCCCGTTACCGATAAAGCTGCCGACTACAAGCCCGGCGATATTGTTACCTGGATGCTGTCGGGCAACCTGCCGCATATTGGGATTGTAGTCAATAGAAAATCCGAAAAAAATAGTGACGGGTATATGGTGGTGCACAACATTGGCGGCGGCCAAAACCTTAACGACTGCCTGTTTGATTATAAAGTAACAGGGCATTACAGGTACCAAAAGAAATAGCATTCTACTTCTTAAGAAATTCCTATAAATTTTGATGCCGTTGCAATTTTTTGTAATTTGAATTACAAACTATTCTTATGGCAAAATTCAGGACGATCTTCAACCTTAGCGAAGGCGAAGATGATAAGGAAAAAACCCTCGAGACCATCTCAAGGAACATTACCTTTAAAGGCGCCAACCTATGGATACTGGCATGTGCGATACTGGTGGCGTCGGTTGGACTCAATGTAAATTCGACCGCTGTTATCATTGGCGCAATGCTTATCTCACCGCTTATGGGGCCTATCGTAGGCGCAGGGTTTGCACTGGGCATTTATGATTTTGCACTGCTTAAAAAATCATTGATCAACCTGCTTATAGCTACCGTTGTAAGCCTGAGTGTATCTACCTTTTACTTTTTTATAAGCCCTTTTAAAGATGTACAATCAGAACTACTGGCGCGCACAGCACCGAATATCTATGATATACTGATAGCCTTTTTCGGTGGCGTTGTTGGCGTAATCGCCGTTACGCGTGTAGAGAAAGGCAACCCTATACCGGGTGTTGCTATCGCGACTGCTTTGATGCCCCCGCTGTGTACCGCAGGGTATGGCATAGCCACAGGACAATGGGCCTATTTTCTTGGTGCTTTTTACCTGTACAGCATTAACTGCGTATTTATAGGGATAGCGACATTCCTTATTATTAAATACTTAAAGTACCCACCGAAAAAACAGGTGAACGAAAGGCAGCAAAAACAGGTAAAAGTCACCATTACAATACTGATCATCATAATGCTGGTGCCCAGCGGCTACCTGGCATGGTCGCTGTACCGCGAACAGCAGTTCCGGAAAAATGCCGACCTGTTTGTTGAAAATGAATTTACCTCAAAGGGCTATACTGTGGTATTTAAGAAAAGCGACTTTAATGCCGGAAAGAAGAAGCTGGAACTGGCTTTTTTACAAAAAAGGTTTAGTGACAGCGAGATCGATTCGTTGAAAGCACACATAAACGGCTACCATTACCTGACCGGTACAAACCTAATTATAAGACAGGATACCACCGACCGCTTTACAGCGCTGAAGGGCGATATACTCAATGAAATTAAAAGTTCTGAAAACGAGATTAATGTACGGGATGCGAAGATCGTACAATTAGAGAAGAACCTCGAGCAAAATAAGTTCGATACAAAACAACTGCTAAATGAATCCCGGGCATTGTTCCCACAGATCGTTTCAATGTCGGTTTCCAGGAATGAGATGCTTACCGGCAAAGACAGTATTACAGCATTTACCGCAGTAATCTACGCCGCACCAAAGGCCCTTAACAAAGCCGATACGGAAAAATTTGCGGACTGGCTTAACCAACGGCTTTCTGTAAAAAACGTGGTGGTGTTGCGGAAAGAATAATGTGATGGCCGATCACCTCTCTCCAAAACCACGCGATTAAAGCAATGTTTTCACCTCATCAAAATTAAGCCCGCCGTAATTACCGGAGCTCATGAGCAATAACGCTATTCCTTCAGTATCGTATTTCAGGTGGAAGAGGTATTCCTTAAAGGCAGCAGGATTGGTATAAATGATCAGGTCCTGTCGGTTAAAGGCTTTGGCGATCTGCTCATAAGTAACTTCTTCAAGCTGCTTGATCTTTACCGCATCCGGGCTGTAGAACACAACAGCTACATCGGCAGCATCGAGCGCCCCTTCATATTCTTTTAAAAATTCGGCGTTGAGGCTGCTGTAGGTGTGCAGCTCCAGGCATGCGATAAGCGTGCGGTCCGGGTATTGTTCTTTTACAGCTTTGGTGGTGGCGGCTACTTTGCTCGGGGAATGCGCAAAATCTTTGTATGCGACATTCTTTCCATTCTCCGCAATTTTCTCAAGGCGCTTGCTTGCTCCTTTAAAGGTCGCTATAGCCTCGTAGAAGTCGGCTTCATCTACACCCATGTTCTGGCATATCCATTTGGCTCCGGCCAGATTGTTCAGGTTGTGTGCCCCGAACACCTCAATCGGCATTGGGCCTTCGGGGGTTTCGAGGTAGGTGGTTCCGTTGTTCACAGTATATTCCGGCGTGTGGTACGGCAGCTTGCGGATTGGGTTGGTCGCTGCTTCGGCCACGCGCTTTACTTCGGGGTCGTTCTCGTTGTACACAAGTATTCCTCCGTTGGTTATCTTTTCGATAAATATCTCGAACTGCTCTACATAATTTTCGTAGGTAGGGAACACATTGATATGATCCCACGCGATGCCACTTATCAGGGCAATGTTAGGCTGGTAGAGGTGAAATTTCGGTCTGCGGTCCATTGGGGATGACAGGTATTCGTCGCCTTCGAGCACAATAAAATCGTTGTCCTCCGTCAGGTGTACCATGTTATCGAAACCTTCCAATTGTGCGCCTACCATATAATCCACTTCAATATTGTGGTATTTCATGACATGCAGTATCATGCTGGAAATGGTCGTCTTGCCATGCGAACCACCGATAACGACACGGGTCTTGTTCTTGCTTTGCTCGTAAAGGAATTCAGGATACGAATAGATGGTGAGCCCGAGTTCCTGCGCCTTAAGCAGTTCAGGATTATCAGCTTTGGCGTGCATGCCCAGGATAATGGCTTCTATATCCGGTGTAATCTTTTCGGGAAACCAGCTCAGTTCGGCAGGCAATAACCCTTTCTTTTCGAGGCGTGTTCGCGATGGCTCAAAAATAGCATCGTCGCTGCCGGTTACATGATATCCTTTATCGTGAAGGGCCAGCGCAAGGTTGTGCATGGCCGCGCCGCCTATAGCTATGAAGTGTGTTCGCATCAAATGGAATTTTGCCAAATTTACCAAATAGATTTATAATTGGCTTATTGCTGAAAACAAATCTTACATGAATTTCCTTCTTTGACCTATACTAATTGTTATTTCTGCATTCAGCCTATTTATAAGCCACTCTTTTTGCGAAGGTGTAATCTCATCAAGAACTCCTTTATTGTCGATATTAAAATCCTCCAGCATATCCCGCAGGTATTCGGCGTGGATGGCAGCTAACCGGTCGGCATTAGTAAAGTCCAGGCTGCCGATCTTGGAGATCACACTGTTAAGGCGGTTATCAGTTAAATAAGTGCGTATCTCTTCTAAAAGAAACCCTATCTGCTCCGTATTCGTTGTTACCCCGGGTATATAGGACCATTTCTCCGCTTCGTGGAATTTCTTCTCCTCATCGAACTCCTTATTCTTTAATTTCAGGATTGGGCGCTCATCATTTTCAATCAGCCCATTATGCCGCAATGGTTTTATCACTACTCCTTCTATCAGGTTATTTTCCAACGCGGGCCATCCTAACTGTGCCGGCACTGCGGAATTAATGCGTGTATTAAAATTCAGTGCCTCATTCAATTTGCCGGTAAAAAGGACGCGTGCATGAAAGATGCCGAACCTTTCTAAATAACCGACAGCATCTTCATAGTCAAGATAAGCTTTTGTGCCATCTTTTACTATGGCTATGTCAAAGGCACAAAAGCCTATTGCGGGGGTGTAGTATACCCCTGTCTGTATAGCTTGTACATTGGGATACGGCAGAACCTCCGGGTGCGGGTAGCTTCCCCCGAATAGCTCGCCATACAGCATATATTTTTCTGCTGGTAGGTCTGCCGATAACTGTTCAAAAAGCGCCAGCACTTTATCTTCAAGCTGATGTACGACTTCCTGGAAACCGAAAAAATCATCGCTCCACGACAGATACTCTTTCCTTTTGGCAAAGGCCAGCTTCCTGTCCCGGTATACAAAGCTGAAATTAGCGCCATGCACCTTTTCGGTCACGGCCCACTTTAGCTTGTTCAACTCACTGAATGCTGTTGTATCCTGCCCAAGGCTATTGAAGTTT
Above is a genomic segment from Flavobacterium album containing:
- a CDS encoding YjjG family noncanonical pyrimidine nucleotidase, producing MRIAGKKAVFFDLDHTLWDFEKNSAITFRTIFAKHGLNIDAEKFIELYVPINDRYWKLFRDGLITQEELRYGRLKEGFSQVGFEADDELVHALAADYIRLLPDSNHLFEGAIEILDYLKPKYSLHIITNGFHEVQAGKLKNSNIEHYFETITNSDMAGCKKPHAGIFEYALKAANAEKGHSIMIGDCIEADVQGAIDFGLDAIYFNEFRKEAHPSVKQVHHLLELKDLL
- a CDS encoding ABC transporter permease; translation: MITKIAWKNIWFKPLNTALSIILLTASVAIITLLILLEEQFEKKFSDNIDGIDLVLGAQGSPLQLILSSVYQVDAPTGNIDYTEAKKWMKSRMVKTAIPLAFGDNYRGFRIVGTTHDYLTKYGAKITDGKSFEKNFEVVAGSAVAEKMKLKVGDKFFGSHGDSEEGELHKDHAYIVTGIASPTGKVVDNLILSNIQSVWAMHDHEHAEGEEGHDHEHEGIAEEAHDHDNHDHAVEAAAPEHEDAHDHDAATEAEHDHGHEDAQISEEGKEITAVLIKFRSKMGIVTWPRLIPQNTKMQAASPAIEINRLFTLFGIGLDALQYLAYGIMLISGISIFIALYNTLKERKYEFALLRVNGASRLQLLSLVLIESLLLCVTGFIFGTIVGRIALSLISGSSEDEFKMSFNPFEFVWEKEGYLFLLTIFVGILAAVIPAIKAYGLNISKTLANA
- a CDS encoding ABC transporter ATP-binding protein, which produces MISTKNIRFSYGKGTDFNFPDITASGGTSLLITGGSGKGKTTLLHLLGGLLRPQQGEVIIENTNIAELSEKKLDYFRGKNIGLVLQQAYFVASLNVLENVVLASWLASGKQAMQKAKDLLAQLGLTEHLHKLPSQLSIGQQQRVSIARALINEPKLLLADEPTSSLDDENAFKVADMLDLLAKQYGTALVIVTHDQRLKDRFPNQISLS
- a CDS encoding NAD(P)-dependent alcohol dehydrogenase; this encodes MIQAKGYAAQNAETDLAPWDFERRNVGPHDVQIEILYCGVCHTDLHLIKNEWFPGLFPMVPGHEIVGRIVATGAHVKKFSIGDHAGVGVMVDSCQHCENCDNGQEQFCLEGGVLTYNNLDREGQPAYGGYSNTIVVHERYVHLISEKLDLAAVAPLLCAGITTYSPLRKWKVGKGHKLAVVGLGGLGHLGVKFGLAFGADVTVLSTSESKREDAKALGAHHFVVTKNPEETAAVAATFDFILDTVAADHEIAPYLAMLRTNGTYINVGMPVKPLEVSAFTLASGNKTVAGSGAGGMPETQEMLDFCAEHNIVSDIEIIDIKNINNAFERMLKGDVRYRFVIDMGTL
- a CDS encoding helix-turn-helix domain-containing protein yields the protein MKPTAQSPIHIDSVSEMHRFLNLPGPEHPLISMISFKDVEPELNEWGRGMIINLYIIAIKKEFTGKVRYGQGYYDFDEGMMSFIAPGQLCYQSGPGENPRGGQMLIFHPDFLRSYPLGKKIKEYEFFSYDVTEALYLSQKEESMIEGIMKNIEQEYHSTMDGFSHDLIMSHIELLLNYSNRFYNRQFMTRKVAHNDLLVKLERVFEEHFSSENKTAALPTVKDIAAKLNVSPGYLSDMLRTYTGQNAQQHIHNKLIEKAKEILTTTPLSVSEIAFQLGFEYPQSFSKLFKSKTNVSPLEFRKLFN
- the radC gene encoding RadC family protein gives rise to the protein MEETQGTFSIKYWAEDDQPREKLMLKGRAALSDAELIAILIGSGSRNESAVQLSKRILSSVDNNLNALGKQSLQQLMNFKGIGEAKAITIAAAMELGRRRREEETVDLKKITSSRAVFEIMQPIIGELPHEEFWILYLNNSNKVIYKSQLSKGGITGTVVDVRIVFKSALEQSAVAIILCHNHPSGVLQASEQDKQITRELKAAGNTLSINVLDHVIVTENGYLSFADMGIL
- a CDS encoding DUF1287 domain-containing protein, which translates into the protein MKHLLLLFLLGFACASPVEKTFAEKLSDAAISLTKDDVRYDGTYFKIPYPNGDVPKGKGVCTDVVIRAYRKLNIDLQKEVHEDMKANFSKYPKSWGLKSPDTNIDHRRVPNLQVFFTRKGTSLPVTDKAADYKPGDIVTWMLSGNLPHIGIVVNRKSEKNSDGYMVVHNIGGGQNLNDCLFDYKVTGHYRYQKK
- a CDS encoding DUF389 domain-containing protein, with translation MAKFRTIFNLSEGEDDKEKTLETISRNITFKGANLWILACAILVASVGLNVNSTAVIIGAMLISPLMGPIVGAGFALGIYDFALLKKSLINLLIATVVSLSVSTFYFFISPFKDVQSELLARTAPNIYDILIAFFGGVVGVIAVTRVEKGNPIPGVAIATALMPPLCTAGYGIATGQWAYFLGAFYLYSINCVFIGIATFLIIKYLKYPPKKQVNERQQKQVKVTITILIIIMLVPSGYLAWSLYREQQFRKNADLFVENEFTSKGYTVVFKKSDFNAGKKKLELAFLQKRFSDSEIDSLKAHINGYHYLTGTNLIIRQDTTDRFTALKGDILNEIKSSENEINVRDAKIVQLEKNLEQNKFDTKQLLNESRALFPQIVSMSVSRNEMLTGKDSITAFTAVIYAAPKALNKADTEKFADWLNQRLSVKNVVVLRKE